A single genomic interval of Pelagerythrobacter marensis harbors:
- a CDS encoding methyl-accepting chemotaxis protein codes for MLKTPGLWASDNAASAGSPPASALRAIWTRATGTIAGRIRLFALFFVALLVALGILLGAAFYQLTVSNDDASVSARGSLAAAELTTAIAESRYHSARYAVTGDPEEIARARQTLANARHRLTETRDGAGDIGAESVEAISWLDVQVDGFEAELDALESSIAAYGPSDSAVGLAAAIDVSGTLLADQARDVEATLAARTREAHTRLAGLNRTLTALVIALIAGCVVLALVGARFLVRQVAGAIREITGSMSRLAAGDQAVAIPGATRGDEIGEMARALAVFRESSRKLSALQKEAARRSEEKLAARDRQAEILRDLATRFEQTVGEVVGGIAAASKQLEGAAGEMARSAEQAASHVDGVAGSMEEASRGVAMAAATGDQFASSIREIGEQAAGSAERARHSRGSVDAVDATTGELSQAAGQIGEIVSLIDSIAEQTNILALNATIEASRAGQVGAGFAVVANEIKDLAKRTRESTGEIAGQVAAVQQASTANIGALREIGDHVRNVEANASAIAQAVEEQGNASRDLAHNLDLAARGTDRIRVSLDRVRGMVRTTDRSAEQMLAAAGDLHRQAETLREQVDDFLAYVRRA; via the coding sequence TTGCTCAAGACTCCCGGCCTCTGGGCCTCCGACAATGCCGCGTCCGCCGGCTCGCCACCGGCAAGCGCCCTGCGCGCGATCTGGACCCGTGCGACCGGCACGATCGCCGGGCGAATCCGCCTGTTCGCGCTGTTCTTCGTCGCGCTGCTGGTCGCGCTCGGCATCCTGCTCGGAGCGGCCTTCTACCAGCTTACCGTCAGCAACGACGACGCATCGGTCTCTGCCCGCGGCTCGCTGGCGGCGGCGGAACTTACCACTGCCATCGCGGAAAGCCGCTATCACTCGGCCCGCTACGCGGTCACCGGCGATCCCGAGGAAATCGCCCGCGCCCGCCAGACCCTCGCCAACGCGCGCCACCGGCTGACCGAAACGCGCGACGGTGCAGGCGATATCGGCGCGGAAAGCGTCGAGGCGATTTCCTGGCTCGACGTACAGGTCGACGGGTTCGAAGCCGAGCTGGACGCGCTGGAAAGCTCGATCGCCGCCTATGGTCCGTCGGACAGCGCGGTCGGGCTGGCCGCCGCGATCGACGTCAGCGGCACGCTGCTGGCCGATCAGGCGCGCGACGTCGAAGCCACCCTGGCGGCCCGCACGCGCGAGGCGCATACCCGGCTCGCGGGGCTCAACCGTACGCTGACCGCCCTGGTGATCGCGCTGATCGCCGGGTGCGTGGTGCTGGCGCTGGTCGGCGCCCGCTTCCTGGTGCGGCAGGTCGCCGGGGCGATCCGGGAGATCACCGGATCGATGAGCCGGCTCGCCGCAGGCGACCAGGCGGTCGCGATCCCCGGGGCGACGCGCGGCGACGAAATCGGCGAGATGGCGCGCGCGCTGGCCGTATTTCGCGAAAGCTCGCGCAAGCTTTCGGCCTTGCAGAAAGAGGCGGCCCGCCGGTCGGAGGAAAAGCTCGCCGCGCGCGACCGCCAGGCGGAGATCCTGCGCGATCTCGCCACCCGCTTCGAACAGACGGTGGGCGAAGTCGTCGGCGGAATTGCCGCCGCGTCCAAGCAGCTCGAAGGCGCCGCGGGCGAAATGGCGCGCTCCGCCGAACAGGCGGCAAGCCATGTCGACGGGGTGGCCGGTTCGATGGAAGAGGCCAGCCGCGGGGTCGCGATGGCGGCGGCGACCGGCGACCAGTTCGCCTCCTCGATCCGCGAGATCGGCGAACAGGCGGCCGGCTCGGCAGAACGCGCGCGCCACTCGCGCGGGTCGGTCGACGCCGTCGATGCGACGACGGGGGAGCTGTCGCAGGCCGCGGGCCAGATCGGCGAGATCGTCAGCCTGATCGATTCCATCGCCGAGCAGACCAATATCCTCGCGCTCAACGCCACGATCGAGGCCAGCCGGGCGGGACAGGTCGGAGCGGGCTTCGCGGTGGTCGCCAACGAGATCAAGGATCTGGCGAAGCGGACGCGCGAATCGACCGGCGAAATCGCCGGACAGGTCGCCGCGGTGCAGCAGGCGAGCACCGCCAATATCGGCGCCTTGCGCGAAATCGGCGACCACGTGCGCAACGTCGAAGCGAACGCCAGCGCAATCGCGCAGGCGGTGGAGGAGCAGGGAAATGCCAGCCGCGACCTGGCCCACAACCTCGACCTGGCCGCCCGCGGCACCGACCGGATTCGCGTCAGCCTGGACCGGGTTCGCGGCATGGTCCGCACCACGGAC
- a CDS encoding DUF1489 domain-containing protein — MPLHMTKIAYRSKSLDTLRAWVERGPEAHMTTRYLPKRHEEMVGGSLYWIMDHALVARSEILGFEKRAEDGRWTIRLAPRLIRVEPRPKRAHQGWRYLAEEDTPRDLAEGEDHGDVLPGKMMNRLIRLGLV, encoded by the coding sequence ATGCCGCTGCACATGACCAAGATCGCCTATCGCTCCAAGAGCCTCGACACCCTGCGCGCCTGGGTCGAGCGGGGGCCGGAAGCGCATATGACCACCCGTTACCTGCCCAAGCGGCATGAAGAGATGGTGGGCGGTTCGCTCTACTGGATCATGGACCATGCGCTCGTGGCGCGCAGCGAGATCCTGGGGTTCGAGAAGCGGGCGGAGGACGGGCGCTGGACGATCCGCCTTGCGCCCCGGCTGATCCGGGTCGAGCCGCGCCCGAAGCGCGCGCATCAGGGCTGGCGCTACCTGGCCGAGGAAGACACCCCGCGCGATCTCGCCGAGGGGGAGGATCACGGCGACGTGCTCCCCGGCAAGATGATGAACAGACTGATCCGGCTCGGCCTGGTCTGA
- the mgtE gene encoding magnesium transporter, producing MAEDTREDETILADPLPAEDGAHPDDRVDDERHDEENRLKPDFVRAVRDALENGDDTAAYNLVEPLHPADIADLLELLERDERRELAAAITDLMSSEVIAELNDYVREDMMEALPPDAVAAIAEQLETDDAVQLIEDLGPAEQRAVLDALDAEDRAAIESALAYPEETAGRLMSRDFVAVPEHMTVGDLIDFLREEGNLANDFWEVFVVDHAHHPVGSCALSWILRTPRSVALTDVMKRDQTLIPVTMDQEEVALMFQKYALISAAVVDANGRLVGQMTVDDVVHIISEEAGEDVLLLSGAGDGDINEPIRDAYTARVRWLIANLGTALVASFIIAMFGAAIEEMVALAVLMPIVASIGGNAGTQTMAVTVRAIAVNQLTQANTGRILWREMRVALLNGTTIAVLVGLATALIFAPKLGAVIAAAMVINIVVAGLAGVLVPVIFERLKQDPAVASSVFVTMITDSMGFLAFLGLAVASGLTG from the coding sequence ATGGCGGAGGATACGCGCGAGGACGAAACCATTCTGGCCGATCCGCTGCCGGCGGAGGATGGCGCGCACCCCGACGACAGGGTGGACGACGAGCGCCACGACGAGGAGAACCGGCTGAAGCCCGACTTCGTGCGGGCGGTCCGCGACGCACTGGAAAACGGCGACGACACGGCCGCCTACAACCTGGTCGAGCCGTTGCACCCGGCGGACATCGCCGACCTTCTCGAACTGCTCGAACGCGACGAACGCCGCGAACTGGCGGCGGCAATCACCGACCTGATGAGTTCGGAGGTTATCGCCGAACTCAACGACTATGTCCGCGAGGACATGATGGAGGCCCTGCCCCCAGACGCGGTGGCCGCCATCGCCGAACAGCTCGAAACCGACGATGCGGTCCAGCTGATCGAAGACCTCGGCCCGGCGGAACAGCGCGCGGTGCTCGACGCGCTGGACGCCGAAGATCGCGCGGCGATCGAAAGCGCGCTCGCTTACCCGGAGGAAACCGCCGGGCGCCTGATGAGCCGCGATTTCGTGGCCGTGCCCGAACATATGACCGTGGGCGACCTGATCGATTTCCTGCGCGAGGAAGGCAACCTTGCCAACGATTTCTGGGAAGTCTTCGTGGTCGATCATGCGCATCACCCGGTCGGGTCCTGCGCCTTGAGCTGGATCTTGCGCACGCCGCGCTCGGTGGCGCTGACCGACGTGATGAAGCGCGACCAGACGCTGATCCCGGTGACGATGGATCAGGAGGAAGTCGCGCTGATGTTCCAGAAATACGCGCTGATCTCGGCCGCGGTGGTCGATGCCAACGGGCGACTGGTCGGGCAGATGACAGTGGACGACGTGGTTCACATCATCTCGGAAGAGGCGGGCGAGGACGTGCTGCTGCTTTCCGGTGCCGGCGACGGCGACATCAACGAACCGATCCGCGACGCCTATACCGCGCGCGTGCGCTGGCTGATCGCCAATCTCGGCACCGCGCTCGTCGCCAGCTTCATCATCGCGATGTTCGGCGCGGCGATCGAGGAAATGGTGGCGCTGGCCGTGCTGATGCCGATCGTCGCCAGCATCGGCGGCAACGCGGGCACGCAGACAATGGCCGTCACCGTGCGCGCGATCGCCGTGAATCAGCTTACCCAGGCCAATACCGGGCGCATATTGTGGCGCGAGATGCGCGTGGCGCTGCTGAACGGGACCACCATCGCGGTCCTGGTCGGCCTCGCCACCGCGTTGATCTTCGCACCGAAACTCGGCGCGGTGATCGCGGCGGCCATGGTGATCAATATCGTGGTGGCCGGGCTGGCCGGAGTGCTGGTGCCGGTCATCTTCGAGCGGCTGAAGCAGGACCCGGCAGTGGCCAGCTCCGTGTTCGTCACGATGATCACCGATTCGATGGGCTTCCTCGCCTTTCTCGGCCTCGCGGTCGCCAGCGGCCTTACCGGGTGA
- a CDS encoding peptidylprolyl isomerase: MTDQTLTLTLDTGDGEGGDVVIKLRPDLAPGHVERITDLAKEGFYDGVVFHRVIPGFMAQGGDPTGTGMGGSDRPDLKAEFNSEPHVRGTCSMARTQVPDSANSQFFICFDDAHFLDGQYTVWGQVESGMEHIDALPKGEPPREPGKIVKATVG, from the coding sequence ATGACCGATCAGACGCTTACCCTCACACTCGACACCGGCGACGGGGAGGGCGGCGATGTCGTGATCAAGCTGCGCCCCGATCTCGCACCGGGACATGTCGAACGGATTACGGATCTGGCGAAGGAAGGATTCTACGACGGGGTCGTGTTCCACCGCGTCATCCCCGGCTTCATGGCCCAGGGCGGCGATCCGACCGGCACCGGCATGGGCGGCAGCGACCGGCCCGACCTGAAGGCGGAGTTCAATTCCGAACCGCACGTGCGCGGCACCTGCTCGATGGCGCGCACCCAGGTGCCCGACAGCGCCAACAGCCAGTTCTTCATCTGCTTCGACGACGCCCATTTCCTCGACGGGCAATATACCGTCTGGGGCCAGGTCGAAAGCGGGATGGAGCATATCGACGCCCTGCCCAAGGGCGAGCCGCCCCGCGAACCGGGCAAGATCGTCAAGGCAACGGTGGGCTGA
- a CDS encoding LysR substrate-binding domain-containing protein, producing the protein MPKPTRRLPPLRALEAFMRTVRLGSARAAAEEIGLSPSALSRRIGNLEEFVGKKLFTRARQAMQLTDEGHQFYEAVSPHFEALARAVEGQSENLSLLRLHLGVLPLFGTQRLFPRLTELRELHPRLHIDIDTGPHLETRVGDTLDAAIILSRGPDRSLHAVRLDYNKVHAICRQELADELGEAPVIDRLAKQTFLVHTELPASFEAWKRALDLDDLEPAAIDHYDSGQLILEAAAQGLGIAIMHDDHFRRASDRRLTNLYDVEVESPYSYWFVCKPTALEERPVRLFHDWLVKAEL; encoded by the coding sequence ATGCCCAAGCCCACCCGCCGCCTGCCGCCGCTGCGCGCGCTCGAAGCCTTCATGCGCACGGTGCGGCTGGGGTCCGCGCGCGCCGCGGCGGAGGAAATCGGCCTCAGCCCCTCCGCCCTGTCGCGCAGGATCGGCAACCTGGAGGAATTCGTCGGCAAGAAACTGTTCACCCGCGCCCGGCAGGCGATGCAGCTGACCGACGAGGGGCACCAGTTCTACGAAGCGGTGAGCCCCCATTTCGAAGCGCTGGCGCGCGCGGTGGAGGGGCAGTCGGAAAACCTTTCGCTGCTGCGCCTGCATCTGGGCGTCCTCCCGCTGTTCGGCACCCAGCGCCTGTTTCCGCGCCTTACCGAGCTGCGCGAACTCCATCCCCGGCTGCACATCGATATCGACACCGGGCCGCATCTCGAAACGCGCGTCGGCGATACGCTGGACGCGGCGATCATCCTGTCGCGCGGCCCCGACCGGTCGCTGCACGCCGTGCGGCTCGATTACAACAAAGTCCACGCGATCTGCCGGCAGGAACTGGCCGACGAACTGGGCGAGGCGCCGGTTATCGACCGGCTGGCGAAGCAGACGTTCCTGGTTCACACCGAACTGCCCGCCAGCTTCGAGGCGTGGAAACGCGCGCTCGACCTCGACGATCTGGAACCCGCGGCGATCGACCACTACGATTCGGGCCAGCTCATCCTGGAGGCCGCCGCCCAGGGCCTCGGCATCGCGATCATGCACGACGACCACTTCCGCCGCGCATCCGACCGCCGCCTGACCAACCTCTACGACGTCGAGGTCGAAAGCCCCTACAGCTACTGGTTCGTGTGCAAGCCGACCGCGCTGGAAGAACGGCCCGTACGCCTGTTCCACGACTGGCTGGTGAAGGCCGAGCTTTAG
- a CDS encoding hemolysin family protein — translation MPDSENSAGDADSRSGLWHAIRRFFDGESDRSLRAQLEEAIDEHEDEETANGGEETRTDGDLSSVERQMLRNILHFSEHDADDMAVPRGEIVAVDATIGWDELVATFSENGHSRMPVYRDTLDDVIGMIHIKDVFPYLAQGKPPPEDWTVLMRQPLYVPQARGALDVLADMRAQRTHLAIVVDEFSGTDGIITIEDLVEEIVGDIEDEHDETPEQWIVPIGEGMWDCDARAELEDVAKQVDSRLAEVEESVDTLGGLTFILAEQVPPVGTVVSHPSGWRIEVTAGDATHVTRLRLHPPEPMPAED, via the coding sequence ATGCCCGATTCCGAAAATTCAGCCGGAGATGCGGACAGTAGAAGCGGGCTTTGGCACGCGATCCGCAGATTCTTCGATGGCGAGAGCGACCGCTCGCTGCGCGCGCAGCTTGAAGAAGCGATCGACGAGCACGAGGACGAGGAAACCGCCAACGGGGGGGAGGAAACGCGCACCGACGGCGATCTGTCCTCGGTCGAGCGGCAGATGCTGCGCAACATCCTCCATTTCAGCGAGCACGACGCCGACGATATGGCCGTGCCGCGGGGCGAGATCGTCGCGGTCGACGCCACGATCGGGTGGGACGAACTGGTCGCGACCTTTTCCGAGAACGGCCATTCGCGCATGCCGGTCTATCGCGACACGCTGGACGACGTGATCGGGATGATCCACATCAAGGACGTCTTCCCCTATCTCGCGCAGGGCAAGCCTCCGCCGGAAGACTGGACCGTGCTGATGCGCCAGCCGCTCTACGTTCCGCAGGCGCGCGGCGCGCTGGACGTGCTGGCCGACATGCGGGCCCAGCGCACCCACCTTGCCATCGTGGTCGACGAATTTTCGGGCACCGACGGAATCATCACGATCGAGGATCTGGTGGAGGAGATCGTCGGCGATATCGAGGACGAGCACGACGAGACGCCCGAACAATGGATCGTTCCGATCGGCGAAGGCATGTGGGACTGCGATGCCCGGGCCGAGCTGGAGGACGTGGCCAAGCAGGTCGATTCGCGACTGGCCGAGGTGGAAGAATCGGTCGATACGCTGGGCGGGCTGACCTTCATCCTCGCCGAGCAGGTGCCGCCGGTGGGAACGGTCGTCAGCCATCCCAGCGGCTGGCGGATCGAGGTGACGGCGGGCGACGCCACCCACGTCACCCGCCTGCGGCTGCACCCGCCCGAACCCATGCCGGCCGAAGACTGA
- the ybeY gene encoding rRNA maturation RNase YbeY: MDLDIEIDGWPGTCDWADLSYRAAEAAEKVAPELANPRLTASVLFTLDEDVQRLNREWRTKDKPTNVLSFPMLLRDELTGLAPEGGPEMLGDLALAWETCRREAAEKGIAVEDHTAHLLVHGFLHLAGYDHEISDRDADAMEALEIKALAILGLPDPYGDRDNQEHA; encoded by the coding sequence ATGGACCTCGACATAGAAATCGACGGCTGGCCGGGCACCTGCGACTGGGCCGACTTGTCCTATCGTGCCGCCGAGGCGGCGGAGAAAGTCGCGCCCGAACTCGCCAACCCGCGCCTGACCGCCAGCGTGCTGTTCACGCTGGACGAGGACGTGCAGCGGCTGAACCGCGAATGGCGGACGAAGGACAAGCCGACCAACGTCCTGTCCTTCCCCATGCTCCTGCGCGACGAGCTGACCGGCCTCGCCCCGGAAGGCGGGCCGGAAATGCTCGGCGATCTGGCGCTGGCGTGGGAAACCTGCCGGCGCGAAGCAGCGGAAAAGGGGATCGCGGTCGAGGATCACACGGCGCACCTGCTGGTCCACGGGTTCCTGCATCTGGCAGGCTACGACCACGAGATTTCCGACCGCGATGCCGACGCCATGGAGGCGCTGGAAATAAAGGCGCTTGCGATTCTGGGCCTGCCGGACCCATATGGCGACCGGGACAACCAGGAGCACGCTTGA